Proteins from a genomic interval of bacterium:
- the hisB gene encoding imidazoleglycerol-phosphate dehydratase HisB, whose amino-acid sequence MNREGQVERTTKETRIKLSLRLSGEGSGKIGTGVPFLDHMLTLFSRHGLFDLTIAAKGDVEVDFHHVVEDVGICLGEAFRRALGDMKGIRRYGHAVVPMIEALAAVTVDVSARPYLVYNSPLRNEKVGTFDVELVEEFLRAFSQASGVCLHVNVAYGSNAHHTVEAVFKGLGRAMSAAVELDPRVKGVPSTKGMLG is encoded by the coding sequence ATGAACCGGGAAGGCCAGGTCGAGCGGACCACGAAAGAGACCCGGATCAAGCTCTCCCTGCGGCTTTCGGGGGAGGGGTCGGGAAAGATCGGCACGGGGGTTCCTTTTCTCGACCACATGCTGACGCTGTTCTCGCGTCACGGCCTGTTCGACCTGACGATCGCCGCGAAGGGGGACGTCGAGGTCGACTTCCACCACGTGGTGGAGGACGTGGGGATCTGCCTCGGCGAGGCGTTCCGCCGCGCCCTCGGGGACATGAAGGGGATCCGCCGGTACGGTCACGCGGTCGTGCCGATGATCGAGGCGCTGGCGGCGGTGACGGTCGACGTTTCCGCCCGGCCGTACCTGGTCTACAATTCCCCCCTCCGGAACGAGAAGGTCGGAACGTTCGACGTCGAGCTCGTGGAAGAGTTCCTGCGGGCGTTCTCCCAGGCGTCGGGCGTCTGCCTGCACGTGAACGTGGCGTACGGCTCCAACGCGCACCACACGGTCGAGGCGGTGTTCAAGGGGCTCGGGCGCGCGATGTCCGCGGCGGTGGAACTCGATCCGCGCGTCAAGGGTGTTCCCTCCACGAAGGGGATGCTCGGGTGA
- the hisD gene encoding histidinol dehydrogenase codes for MRWHRSGTAGFLEALGRAEGRGSFGAEKVSAVVGEILRRVREGGDAALAEYTRRFDRFDPGRKGFAVPPREVDAAWRRVPAALRRSLQLAAERIEAFHRRQVEGGFGISLPGATIGQRVLPVARAGVYVPGGKAAYPSTLLMNALPARVAGVPEVVAACSAPGGKVPDVVLAAARIAGVSTVYRIGGAQAIAALAYGTESVPRVDVITGPGNAYVTEAKRRVFGSVGIDMLAGPSELVVLADRTANPRFVAADLLSQAEHDEDAFVALVTNSRELPPAVERELARQVRSLPRREILRASLSRAEGFLTRSLRESVEVVNRLAPEHLSIVTRDPWKDFSGIRNAGTAFLGPFSPVAVGDYVAGINHTLPTGGAARFSSPLGVADFLKKINVVSYDFSALRSDAPHVVRLARREGLDAHAQSVLMRTRGRGKR; via the coding sequence GAGGCGCTCGGCAGGGCGGAGGGCCGCGGATCCTTCGGCGCGGAGAAGGTGTCCGCGGTGGTCGGGGAAATCCTCCGGAGGGTCAGGGAAGGCGGCGACGCGGCGCTGGCGGAGTACACGCGGCGGTTCGACCGGTTCGATCCCGGAAGGAAGGGATTCGCCGTCCCGCCGCGGGAGGTCGACGCGGCATGGCGGCGCGTCCCTGCCGCGCTGCGGCGGTCCCTGCAACTGGCGGCGGAGCGGATCGAGGCGTTTCACCGCCGGCAGGTCGAGGGCGGGTTCGGGATCTCCCTCCCCGGGGCGACCATCGGGCAGCGCGTCCTGCCGGTCGCGCGCGCGGGCGTGTACGTGCCCGGGGGGAAGGCGGCGTACCCGTCGACCCTGCTGATGAATGCCCTTCCCGCCCGCGTGGCGGGGGTGCCCGAAGTGGTCGCGGCGTGCTCCGCCCCCGGCGGCAAGGTCCCGGATGTCGTGCTGGCGGCCGCCCGGATCGCCGGCGTTTCCACGGTGTACCGCATCGGAGGCGCGCAGGCGATCGCCGCGCTCGCCTACGGGACGGAGTCCGTCCCGCGCGTCGACGTGATCACGGGTCCCGGCAACGCCTACGTCACCGAAGCGAAGCGCAGGGTCTTCGGATCCGTCGGGATCGACATGCTGGCGGGGCCGAGCGAGCTGGTCGTGCTCGCGGACCGGACCGCGAATCCCCGCTTCGTGGCGGCGGATCTTCTCTCCCAGGCGGAGCATGACGAGGATGCCTTCGTGGCGCTGGTGACGAATTCGCGCGAGCTGCCCCCGGCGGTGGAGCGCGAGCTCGCGCGGCAGGTGCGCTCCCTTCCGCGCCGTGAAATCCTCCGGGCGTCCCTTTCCCGCGCCGAGGGTTTCCTGACGCGCTCCCTGCGGGAGTCGGTCGAGGTCGTCAACCGGCTTGCGCCGGAGCACCTGAGCATCGTCACCCGGGACCCGTGGAAGGACTTTTCCGGGATTCGCAACGCCGGTACCGCGTTCCTCGGCCCCTTCAGCCCGGTGGCCGTGGGCGACTACGTCGCCGGGATCAACCACACTCTCCCGACCGGCGGGGCGGCGCGCTTTTCCTCGCCCCTGGGAGTTGCCGATTTCCTCAAGAAAATTAACGTGGTATCATACGATTTTTCCGCGCTCCGGTCCGATGCCCCGCATGTGGTGCGGCTCGCCCGGAGGGAGGGGCTGGACGCGCACGCGCAGTCGGTCCTGATGCGAACCCGTGGAAGGGGGAAGCGGTGA
- the hisH gene encoding imidazole glycerol phosphate synthase subunit HisH, with protein MTRGSAIGVVDYGMGNLRSVSKALESLGFPALVSGDPKTLSACRGIVFPGVGAFRDCMGNVVRQGLLPFLREYLASDRPFLGICVGMQLLFSGSEEFGRHEGIGFFPGNVVRFPGDMPSPDGGVLKVPHMGWNGVEVVGDPPALRGIPSGTYFYFVHSYYAVPQDPGDVTCRSTYGVPFAAAVGRGNRLAVQFHPEKSQAAGLRLLGNFGRLCAEAA; from the coding sequence ATGACGCGGGGATCCGCCATCGGCGTGGTGGACTACGGGATGGGGAACCTGCGCAGCGTGAGCAAGGCCCTCGAGTCCCTCGGTTTCCCGGCCCTGGTCAGCGGGGATCCGAAGACGCTTTCCGCCTGTCGCGGGATCGTGTTTCCCGGGGTGGGGGCGTTCCGCGACTGCATGGGAAACGTCGTCCGGCAGGGGCTGTTGCCGTTCCTTCGGGAATATCTCGCCTCGGACCGGCCGTTCCTCGGAATCTGCGTGGGGATGCAGCTGCTCTTCTCCGGGAGCGAGGAATTCGGCCGCCACGAGGGGATCGGCTTCTTCCCCGGGAACGTGGTCCGGTTCCCCGGCGACATGCCGTCCCCGGACGGGGGCGTCCTCAAGGTGCCGCACATGGGGTGGAACGGAGTGGAGGTCGTCGGCGATCCTCCGGCCCTCCGCGGAATCCCCTCGGGGACGTACTTCTATTTCGTGCATTCGTACTACGCCGTGCCGCAGGATCCCGGGGACGTGACGTGCCGTTCGACGTACGGGGTGCCGTTCGCCGCCGCCGTGGGCAGGGGAAACCGCCTCGCCGTCCAGTTTCACCCCGAGAAAAGCCAGGCCGCGGGCCTGCGCCTCCTCGGGAACTTCGGCCGCCTTTGCGCGGAAGCCGCTTGA